A window from Malania oleifera isolate guangnan ecotype guangnan chromosome 7, ASM2987363v1, whole genome shotgun sequence encodes these proteins:
- the LOC131159795 gene encoding peroxidase 47-like yields the protein MIQSRTGKMNVLGVVFVVVSCLWRYGVVRVEGLTMDYYLRTCPFAEFIVKNTVNSALQADPTLAAALIRMHFHDCFIQGCDGSILIDSTKGNTAEKDSPANLSLRGYEIIDKAKERLEKQCPGVVSCADIVAMAARDAVFFAGGPVYDISKGRKDGMRSDIKDTINLPSPVFNASELIRVFGQHGFTAQEMVALSGAHTVGVARCSSFKNRLSKFDASHDVDPTLDPDFAKSLSTTCSSGGDNAEQPFDFSRNTFDNAYFGALMRKAGVLFSDQTLFESPQTRNTVLGYALNQAMFFLDFQQAMLKMSLLDVKEGPKGQVRLNCRKIN from the exons ATGATCCAAAGTAGAACAGGAAAAATGAATGTGTTAGGCGTAGTGTTTGTGGTAGTGAGTTGTTTGTGGAGATATGGAGTAGTGAGAGTGGAGGGTCTTACAATGGACTATTACCTTAGGACTTGCCCCTTTGCTGAATTTATTGTAAAGAACACTGTTAACTCTGCTTTGCAAGCTGACCCTACTCTCGCTGCTGCTCTCATCCGAATGCATTTCCACGATTGTTTCATACAG ggcTGTGATGGTTCAATTCTGATTGATTCGACGAAGGGCAACACAGCAGAGAAGGATTCACCGGCGAATTTGAGCTTGAGGGGATACGAAATCATAGACAAGGCGAAGGAGCGGTTGGAGAAGCAATGTCCTGGCGTTGTTTCCTGTGCTGACATTGTCGCCATGGCTGCAAGAGATGCTGTTTTCTTC GCAGGAGGTCCAGTGTATGACATATCAAAAGGCAGGAAGGATGGAATGAGGTCTGACATAAAGGACACAATCAACCTCCCTTCACCTGTGTTTAATGCCTCCGAGCTCATTCGGGTCTTTGGCCAACATGGTTTTACCGCTCAAGAAATGGTGGCTTTGTCCG GGGCACATACTGTGGGAGTGGCAAGGTGCTCATCATTCAAGAATAGATTGAGCAAATTCGATGCTAGCCATGACGTGGATCCAACTCTAGACCCTGACTTTGCAAAGTCTTTGTCTACGACGTGCAGCAGCGGCGGGGACAATGCTGAGCAGCCATTCGATTTTAGTCGCAACACCTTCGACAACGCATACTTTGGGGCACTGATGAGGAAGGCGGGGGTGCTGTTCTCAGACCAGACATTGTTCGAAAGTCCACAGACAAGGAACACTGTTCTTGGCTACGCACTAAACCAAGCCATGTTCTTCCTAGATTTCCAGCAGGCCATGCTCAAAATGAGCTTGCTAGATGTCAAGGAAGGTCCCAAGGGCCAAGTCCGCCTCAACTGTCGTAAGATCAACTAG